The Penicillium digitatum chromosome 6, complete sequence genome has a window encoding:
- a CDS encoding Allantoate permease yields MSRPGPEQTATTEEPPATAEEPPATTEEPPATTEEPPATAEEPPATTEDPPATTEEPPATTEEPPATAEEPPATAEEPPATTEEPPATTEEPPATTEEPPATAEEPPATTEEPPATTEEPPATAEEPPATAEEPPATTEEPPATAEEPPATTEEPPATAEEPPATAEEPPATAEEPPATTEEPPATCKVPSEEPACTTNWSRETRHCSRIASCVCCVCKKEIQHVRNYNRGHRDCTEPQDRH; encoded by the exons atgtcacg acccggtcctgagcagaccgctaccaccgaagaaccgcctgctaccgctgaagaaccgcctgctaccactgaagaaccgcctgctaccaccgaagaaccgcctgctaccgctgaagaaccgcctgctaccactgaagatccgcctgctaccactgaagaaccgcctgctaccactgaagaaccgcctgctaccgctgaagaaccgcctgctaccgctgaagaaccgcctgctaccactgaagaaccgcctgctaccactgaagaaccgcctgctaccaccgaagaaccgcctgctaccgctgaagaaccgcctgctaccactgaagaaccgcctgctaccactgaagaaccgcctgctaccgctgaagaaccgcctgctaccgctgaagaaccgcctgctaccactgaagaaccgcctgctaccgctgaagaaccgcctgctaccactgaagaaccgcctgctaccgctgaagaaccgcctgctaccgctgaagaaccgcctgctaccgctgaagaaccgcctgctaccactgaagaaccgcctgctacctgtaaagtcccgtccgaggaacctgcctgcacgaccaactggtctcgagaaacgagacattgcagccgtatcgctagctgcgtgtgctgcgtatgcaagaaagaaatacagcatgttcgcaattacaaccgcggacatcgagactgcactgaaccccaagaccgacactga